One part of the Burkholderia latens genome encodes these proteins:
- a CDS encoding PLP-dependent aminotransferase family protein — MAADKLSGERDSGAPARPKRPTYVEVSSSIEAEIRNGVYPPGSRLPPQRQLATELGINVSTVSRAYKELQLRGLVIGSKRRGSLVTGGAMPSIEPARASLAAGSGVIDLTVNRPATGEFLASLAQTFGALPADPRFASLQEYQPPQGPDWARAAGAQWLAAPGFAPSHDQVVVTSGAQHGLYAVLNSLIGTDGVIVADRLTYYGLKALAPLFQFEIVSAAADDDGLLPDEIERICQRMPVKAIFVVPNLQNPTVTTMSLARRMALVDIARRHHVTIIEDDVYGPLVRDRLPAIAGLCPELTFHIGATSKILAPGLRLGYLSCPRDSVALCAEAVRTTAWMPAPTSMLIATVWIENGTAERIMGAQQAEIRARVDLARELLPAGQLKADPACMFVWLRLPPPWRADDFAANAKARGVIVMPSSTFAVDRAEIEHGVRINLACPATRDELVNGLRILGGTLKDRPRALFGSI, encoded by the coding sequence ATGGCAGCAGACAAACTTTCCGGCGAGCGCGATAGCGGTGCGCCAGCGCGGCCGAAGCGGCCGACCTATGTCGAGGTATCGAGCTCGATCGAGGCGGAAATCCGCAACGGCGTGTATCCGCCGGGCAGCCGCCTGCCGCCCCAACGCCAGCTTGCGACGGAACTCGGCATCAACGTGTCTACGGTGTCGCGCGCGTACAAGGAACTGCAGTTGCGCGGGCTCGTGATCGGCAGCAAGCGACGCGGGTCGCTCGTGACCGGCGGGGCGATGCCGAGCATCGAGCCGGCGCGTGCGTCGCTCGCGGCCGGCAGCGGCGTGATCGACCTGACGGTGAACCGGCCGGCGACCGGCGAGTTTCTCGCGAGTCTCGCGCAGACGTTCGGCGCGCTGCCGGCCGATCCGCGTTTCGCGTCGCTGCAGGAATACCAGCCGCCGCAGGGCCCCGACTGGGCGCGCGCGGCCGGCGCGCAGTGGCTCGCCGCACCCGGGTTCGCGCCGTCGCACGACCAGGTGGTCGTCACGAGCGGCGCGCAGCACGGCCTCTATGCGGTGCTGAACAGCCTGATCGGCACCGACGGCGTGATCGTCGCCGACCGGCTCACGTATTACGGACTGAAGGCGCTTGCGCCATTGTTCCAGTTCGAGATCGTCAGCGCGGCGGCCGACGACGACGGCCTGCTGCCCGACGAGATCGAACGGATCTGCCAGCGCATGCCCGTCAAGGCCATCTTCGTCGTGCCGAACCTGCAGAACCCGACGGTGACGACGATGAGCCTTGCACGCCGCATGGCGCTCGTCGATATCGCTCGCCGCCATCATGTGACGATCATCGAGGACGACGTGTACGGGCCGCTCGTGCGCGATCGTCTGCCGGCGATCGCGGGATTGTGTCCCGAGCTCACGTTCCACATCGGCGCGACGTCGAAGATACTCGCACCGGGCCTGCGCCTCGGCTATCTGAGCTGTCCGCGCGACAGCGTCGCGCTGTGCGCGGAGGCGGTACGCACCACCGCGTGGATGCCCGCGCCGACGTCGATGCTGATCGCGACGGTATGGATCGAGAACGGGACCGCCGAGCGGATCATGGGCGCGCAGCAGGCGGAAATCCGCGCGCGCGTCGACCTCGCCCGGGAGTTGCTGCCGGCAGGCCAGCTGAAAGCCGATCCTGCGTGCATGTTCGTGTGGCTGCGGCTGCCGCCGCCGTGGCGCGCCGACGACTTCGCCGCGAACGCAAAGGCGCGCGGCGTGATCGTGATGCCGTCGTCGACATTTGCCGTCGATCGCGCCGAGATCGAGCACGGCGTGCGCATCAATCTCGCGTGCCCGGCGACGCGCGACGAACTCGTGAACGGACTGCGGATTCTGGGCGGCACGCTGAAGGATCGGCCGCGCGCGCTGTTCGGTTCGATCTGA
- a CDS encoding NAD(P)/FAD-dependent oxidoreductase, with protein MANVAIVGAGFIGLGAAAWLQRDGHRVTLFDPAGIGHGASFGNAGTFAPYGCVPVNGPSVFRDIPHFLFGADSPLRIRWPYLLHGAPWLARFLAASMPARHVRSAAALAALLSRAADGYAPLLASSRLSAYVRPRECLYLYARQASFDAAQPALALRRRFGVPFDTLDANGIRRLEPALAPIFTRGVLFHGSWHFSDPCGFLAALFAHLATEGATLERTQVDRIEPVADGVNVHAGHAVRSFDHVVIAAGARSRAFASACGDTVPLDTERGYHVQFGAHEPIVTRPVGWAERGFYMTPLDEGLRAAGTVELGGFDAGMNRSLIALLTRSAREALPSLGKPTRSWLGFRPTLPDGVPVIGRARDSERVIHAFGHQHLGVTLAGITGRIVADLVAQRAPPLDLAPYRATRF; from the coding sequence ATGGCGAACGTCGCCATCGTGGGTGCAGGCTTCATCGGGCTCGGCGCAGCCGCATGGCTGCAGCGCGACGGCCATCGCGTCACGCTGTTCGATCCGGCCGGCATCGGGCATGGCGCGTCGTTCGGCAACGCGGGGACGTTTGCGCCGTATGGCTGCGTGCCCGTCAACGGGCCGTCCGTGTTCCGCGACATTCCGCACTTCCTGTTCGGCGCAGACAGTCCGCTGCGCATCCGCTGGCCTTACCTGTTGCACGGCGCACCGTGGCTCGCGCGATTCCTCGCCGCATCGATGCCTGCACGCCATGTACGCAGCGCCGCCGCACTGGCCGCGCTGCTATCGCGCGCCGCCGACGGCTATGCGCCGCTGCTCGCGTCGTCGCGACTGTCGGCGTATGTGCGGCCGCGCGAGTGCCTGTATCTGTACGCACGGCAGGCGTCGTTCGACGCAGCGCAGCCGGCGCTTGCGCTGCGACGCCGGTTCGGCGTGCCGTTCGACACGCTCGACGCCAACGGGATTCGCCGGCTCGAGCCCGCGCTCGCGCCGATCTTTACGCGCGGCGTGCTGTTCCATGGCAGCTGGCATTTCTCCGATCCGTGCGGATTTCTCGCCGCACTGTTCGCGCATCTGGCAACGGAAGGCGCGACGCTCGAACGCACGCAGGTCGACCGGATCGAGCCCGTCGCCGACGGCGTCAACGTGCATGCGGGACACGCGGTGCGCAGCTTCGATCACGTGGTGATCGCCGCCGGCGCCCGCTCGCGCGCCTTCGCGTCGGCGTGCGGCGACACTGTGCCGCTCGACACCGAGCGCGGCTACCACGTGCAGTTCGGCGCACACGAACCGATCGTCACGCGGCCGGTCGGCTGGGCCGAACGCGGCTTCTACATGACGCCGCTGGACGAAGGATTGCGCGCGGCGGGCACCGTCGAACTCGGCGGATTCGACGCCGGCATGAACCGCTCGCTGATCGCGCTGCTCACGCGCTCCGCACGCGAAGCGCTGCCGTCGCTCGGCAAGCCGACCCGCAGCTGGCTCGGCTTCCGTCCGACGCTCCCGGACGGCGTGCCCGTGATCGGACGCGCACGGGACAGCGAGCGCGTGATCCACGCATTCGGGCACCAGCATCTCGGCGTCACGCTCGCCGGCATCACCGGCCGGATCGTCGCCGATCTCGTCGCGCAGCGCGCACCGCCGCTCGACCTCGCTCCCTATCGCGCCACGCGCTTCTGA
- a CDS encoding branched-chain amino acid ABC transporter substrate-binding protein → MNRRNWLAWLAVCSIGTAAASVQAADPETIKIGFAGPLTGPVARVGKDLQYGAQLALDEENAKHPTVGGKPVRFVLDVQDDQADPRIAIQVAQKLVDDGVVGVIGHYNSGCSIPASAVYKQANVAMITPGSTNPQLTMQGFKNVFRTMGHDGVGGVVAGRFAVEQLKAKRIGIIDDRTAFGQGLADAFEKGVKDAHGSIVGREYTNDKAVDFRGILTTMKSNNIDLLFFGGLDEQGAMLVKQMRSLGIRAQLFGAGALKSNAFVKIAGNAGEGTQDLEPGPALDKLPSAIAFAQRYKARFNQDVELYAPFAYDAALAMIAAVHNADSGDRGKIVASLARVSVTGVTGKISFDERGDLIKPPYTLFRVEQGQWRSIRTVGGASN, encoded by the coding sequence ATGAATCGTCGTAACTGGCTGGCATGGCTGGCCGTCTGCTCAATCGGCACCGCCGCTGCGTCCGTGCAGGCCGCGGACCCGGAAACCATCAAGATCGGCTTTGCCGGGCCGCTGACAGGGCCGGTCGCGCGCGTCGGCAAGGACCTGCAATACGGCGCGCAACTCGCACTCGACGAGGAGAACGCGAAACATCCGACCGTCGGCGGCAAGCCGGTGCGTTTCGTGCTCGACGTTCAGGACGACCAGGCCGATCCGCGCATCGCGATCCAGGTCGCGCAGAAGCTCGTCGACGACGGCGTGGTCGGCGTGATCGGGCACTACAACTCCGGCTGCAGCATCCCCGCGTCGGCCGTCTACAAACAGGCGAACGTCGCGATGATCACGCCCGGCTCGACGAATCCGCAACTGACGATGCAGGGCTTCAAGAACGTATTCCGCACGATGGGGCACGACGGCGTCGGCGGCGTGGTCGCCGGACGCTTCGCGGTCGAGCAGCTGAAGGCCAAGCGGATCGGCATCATCGACGACCGCACCGCATTCGGCCAGGGCCTCGCGGACGCGTTCGAAAAAGGCGTGAAGGACGCGCACGGCAGCATCGTCGGCCGCGAATACACGAACGACAAGGCGGTCGATTTCCGCGGGATCCTGACGACGATGAAGAGCAACAACATCGACCTGCTGTTCTTCGGCGGCCTCGACGAACAGGGTGCGATGCTGGTCAAGCAGATGCGCTCGCTCGGCATTCGCGCGCAGCTGTTCGGCGCCGGTGCGCTGAAGAGCAATGCATTCGTGAAGATCGCCGGCAACGCGGGCGAAGGCACGCAGGATCTCGAACCGGGTCCGGCGCTCGACAAGCTGCCTTCGGCGATCGCATTCGCGCAACGCTACAAGGCGCGCTTTAACCAGGACGTCGAACTGTATGCGCCGTTCGCGTACGACGCGGCGCTCGCGATGATCGCGGCGGTCCACAACGCCGATTCGGGCGATCGCGGCAAGATCGTCGCGAGCCTCGCGCGCGTGTCCGTCACGGGCGTGACCGGCAAGATCTCATTCGACGAACGCGGCGATCTGATCAAGCCGCCCTACACGCTGTTCCGCGTCGAACAGGGGCAATGGCGCAGCATTCGCACGGTCGGCGGCGCGTCGAACTGA